The following coding sequences are from one Leptospira ellinghausenii window:
- a CDS encoding NUDIX hydrolase, which translates to MDFLLKSKSMRVRVAALIQDPKGKILLVQQQKKQSGYWLLPGGGIEFGESGEEALKRELREELSLEVSHTEFLLLNESIDPNKKRHLIQIVFLTKVKELLPVLNAKEKAISGFGYFTPKEILSMDLRPDIKHFFRTKSTNKPRYISSPWVNEP; encoded by the coding sequence ATCGATTTTTTACTCAAATCAAAATCCATGAGAGTCCGGGTAGCCGCACTCATCCAAGATCCCAAAGGCAAAATTTTACTCGTCCAACAACAGAAAAAACAATCTGGGTATTGGTTACTTCCTGGTGGGGGAATTGAATTTGGTGAATCTGGTGAAGAAGCTCTCAAACGAGAACTAAGAGAAGAACTGTCTCTCGAAGTAAGCCACACTGAATTTTTATTATTAAATGAATCCATTGATCCCAACAAAAAAAGACACCTGATACAAATTGTATTTTTAACAAAGGTAAAAGAACTTTTGCCAGTACTCAATGCGAAAGAAAAAGCAATATCAGGATTTGGTTATTTCACACCAAAAGAAATTCTATCTATGGATTTAAGACCTGATATAAAACATTTCTTTCGGACCAAAAGCACAAATAAACCTAGATATATTTCAAGCCCATGGGTGAATGAACCATGA
- the rnc gene encoding ribonuclease III, with product MSQSIRIKLSPERIISLKELQSLTNTSFKDVSLLHLAFVHRSFANEDSDRYLSDNERLEFLGDSVLGILAAEYLYKSLPKGKEGILAKLKSKMVSAPAIAKLARVYRFPDFLLLGKGEKEKGEVNLNLQADCFEAFLGALYLDQGLNSCRIFLTPHFQTMEKKIESAEETKDYKTILQEYCQKKWKKLPEYILLKEEGPDHDKEFSVSVSCENHFQTTGDGKNKRRAEQMAAKAALRVLNLL from the coding sequence TTGTCCCAATCCATTCGCATCAAACTTTCTCCTGAAAGAATCATCTCTCTAAAAGAACTACAATCCCTTACAAACACAAGTTTTAAGGATGTTTCTCTTCTCCACCTAGCTTTTGTTCATAGGTCCTTTGCCAATGAAGATTCAGATCGGTATCTATCTGACAATGAACGATTGGAATTTTTAGGTGATTCGGTCCTTGGGATCCTGGCAGCTGAATACCTTTATAAATCATTACCTAAGGGCAAGGAGGGGATCTTAGCGAAACTCAAAAGCAAAATGGTATCTGCACCTGCTATTGCCAAATTGGCACGTGTGTACCGGTTCCCTGATTTTTTGTTATTGGGAAAGGGTGAAAAAGAAAAAGGGGAAGTGAACTTAAATTTACAAGCAGACTGTTTTGAAGCTTTCTTAGGTGCTTTGTATCTTGACCAAGGTTTGAACAGTTGTCGGATCTTTTTAACCCCACATTTCCAAACGATGGAAAAAAAAATAGAGTCTGCGGAAGAAACAAAAGATTACAAAACCATATTACAGGAATATTGCCAAAAAAAATGGAAAAAATTACCTGAGTATATTCTATTGAAAGAAGAAGGGCCTGACCACGATAAAGAATTTTCTGTATCAGTTTCCTGTGAAAATCATTTTCAAACGACGGGTGATGGAAAGAATAAACGGAGAGCCGAACAAATGGCCGCAAAAGCAGCTCTGCGTGTTTTGAACTTATTATGA
- the acpP gene encoding acyl carrier protein, with amino-acid sequence MADFEKIKSIIVEQLGVDESEVTPEAHFINDLGADSLDTVELVMALEEEFGVEISDEDAEKIQTVGDVIKFIDKLKG; translated from the coding sequence ATGGCAGATTTCGAAAAAATTAAGTCAATCATCGTAGAACAACTTGGTGTTGATGAATCAGAAGTTACACCTGAAGCTCACTTCATCAATGATCTTGGTGCTGACTCTCTTGACACAGTTGAACTAGTGATGGCTCTTGAAGAAGAGTTTGGTGTGGAAATTTCTGATGAAGACGCAGAAAAAATCCAAACCGTAGGCGATGTAATTAAATTCATCGATAAACTTAAGGGGTAA
- a CDS encoding sulfurtransferase, whose product MIRKWTKTLTSLFLLSSFVFCTEKKDENNDSLLASLLVLAANQIRVNTVSDLTNESSADYNENKWGLITGSTLNSWVSNWQTNRPSGITGKLVVLQTDAANRVSGDGHNAYIKSDPSSGVYVYLLNDYTTPDLPSGGFRFNQTRDSGLFNNSIRYQANGTFVDDWLNTYNIDPTKDLVVFAAGTGNGTTVSADPGAATATVAGAIQDITRGFYWLRYWGVDVKHLAILNGNLRYNITNNFVQSAQTSTTKSTLPTTKGTFSVRQLRVDNTAITLGLEDVYEIAKNNLTTSNVFGITNTQFLIDARPSTQFGSGRSAGVNGDTSQYITTGYDSAGAPVVWGASGDTNSANTAGKTYVPFEGNIKGAVTFPWLALFEGIPDSGNTSGVTATAFNNGYRYKSKSALANIFANKGYVAGSTVISQCRTNFEAQVNGFASLNILGYPTAYYDGSLVEWTALVASHPDNNTNQVPSDFKWRTDLASVSVFGYNPQISNSGNVGSAISRVKPAPVNLQATTSKKFIQEDKAYKY is encoded by the coding sequence ATGATTCGGAAATGGACAAAAACTCTCACTTCCCTCTTCCTACTCTCTTCCTTCGTTTTTTGTACTGAAAAAAAAGATGAGAATAACGATTCATTACTCGCAAGCCTACTCGTTTTGGCAGCCAATCAGATCCGCGTGAATACAGTATCTGATCTCACGAATGAATCTTCTGCTGATTATAATGAGAACAAATGGGGACTCATCACAGGATCAACTCTAAATTCTTGGGTGAGCAACTGGCAAACAAATCGACCCTCGGGGATTACAGGGAAACTTGTGGTCTTACAAACAGATGCCGCAAACCGTGTTTCGGGTGATGGTCATAATGCATATATCAAATCCGATCCATCTTCAGGTGTTTATGTTTATTTGTTAAATGATTACACAACACCAGACCTTCCCTCCGGTGGATTTCGGTTTAACCAAACTCGTGACTCAGGTTTATTCAATAATTCCATCCGTTACCAGGCCAATGGAACGTTTGTGGATGATTGGTTAAACACTTACAATATTGATCCAACAAAAGATTTAGTTGTGTTTGCTGCTGGTACGGGGAATGGAACTACTGTTAGTGCTGATCCAGGAGCAGCCACTGCCACGGTTGCAGGAGCCATCCAAGACATAACTAGAGGATTTTATTGGTTACGGTATTGGGGAGTGGATGTAAAACATTTAGCCATATTGAATGGAAACTTACGATACAATATCACCAATAATTTCGTTCAATCTGCGCAAACCAGTACAACAAAATCGACATTACCAACTACCAAAGGAACATTCAGTGTGCGCCAATTGCGTGTGGACAATACTGCAATTACACTTGGTTTAGAAGATGTATATGAAATTGCAAAAAACAATCTAACAACTTCCAATGTATTTGGGATTACGAATACACAATTTCTGATTGATGCAAGACCCTCTACACAATTTGGATCTGGTCGGTCTGCTGGAGTGAATGGTGATACCTCTCAATACATAACAACTGGTTATGATTCTGCAGGTGCTCCAGTTGTTTGGGGAGCAAGTGGGGATACAAATTCTGCAAACACTGCTGGGAAAACCTATGTGCCATTTGAAGGGAATATCAAAGGAGCAGTCACCTTTCCATGGCTTGCCCTATTTGAAGGAATCCCTGATTCAGGGAATACATCTGGTGTAACTGCTACAGCATTTAACAATGGTTATCGATATAAGTCAAAATCGGCATTGGCTAACATTTTTGCAAACAAAGGGTATGTTGCAGGTTCCACTGTGATCAGCCAATGTAGAACCAATTTTGAAGCACAAGTGAATGGATTTGCGTCACTCAATATCCTTGGATACCCAACTGCTTATTATGATGGGTCTCTTGTGGAATGGACGGCTCTCGTCGCTTCTCATCCAGACAATAACACCAACCAAGTTCCGAGTGATTTTAAGTGGAGGACAGATTTGGCTTCTGTAAGTGTCTTTGGTTATAATCCACAAATTTCAAATTCTGGAAATGTTGGAAGTGCGATCAGTAGAGTAAAACCTGCTCCAGTGAATTTACAAGCCACCACTTCAAAAAAATTCATCCAAGAAGATAAAGCATACAAGTATTAA
- a CDS encoding DUF1538 domain-containing protein has protein sequence MARNEKEEAIHIGFREALALILPYLQKKIWNQFKSVIWIVLYLSVFQLLVLRIPIKEAGIITIGICAVILGLTFFLEGLFLGLMPLGEALGLKLPQKLGMFSILIFSVLLGMGATLAEPAISILKACGSKVAPWDAPLLYYLLNGGSDTLYLSIAIGVGISVVFGMFRFLYGFSLSKILVPSVLLLLAVSIYAYFDENLQHISGLAWDSGAVTTGPVTVPLVVALGIGISKVSEKNEQSSAYGVVTLASLFPILAVFLVGIYFSNKVPKPMSEMEFFKQGVHTEESNFLLGNKAKQYKRQKIENQTQSIQNTTVKEFPSKLAGAFQLALRAILPLSIFLILFLYFILREKIAYPEELQLGIVFSILGLTIFNFGIMFGLNQLGDQVGGKLPSTFRSIELTDSIKFIKNFNPKSVYTAVNEEGKEEKFFYLKERKLYSGIPYHEENWNPTNKVYEYIPIHGPIFGKEDNLLGYVIVLAFAFVLGYSATLAEPALSALGNAVEETTVGTFRKSLLIQSVAIGVGFGTLTGILKIVLEIPLIWILVPIYIFLLILNTISKSEFIEIAWDSAGVTTGPITVPLIIAMGLGIGNQLGTIDGFGILACASAFPILSVLIMGIIVENSRKLSVNDSESKTK, from the coding sequence ATGGCAAGGAATGAAAAAGAAGAAGCAATACATATAGGATTTCGAGAAGCCCTCGCTTTAATACTACCTTACCTCCAAAAAAAAATTTGGAATCAATTTAAATCTGTCATTTGGATTGTTTTGTACCTTTCCGTTTTCCAATTATTGGTCTTAAGAATCCCAATCAAAGAAGCAGGGATCATCACAATTGGAATTTGTGCAGTCATATTAGGTCTTACTTTTTTTCTCGAAGGATTATTCTTAGGACTGATGCCTCTTGGAGAAGCCTTGGGATTAAAATTACCTCAAAAATTAGGTATGTTTAGCATTTTGATTTTTTCAGTCCTTTTGGGTATGGGAGCAACTTTAGCAGAACCAGCGATTTCTATCTTAAAAGCATGTGGTAGTAAAGTTGCACCTTGGGATGCACCTTTACTCTATTATCTACTGAATGGAGGATCAGACACTCTTTATTTATCGATTGCGATTGGAGTTGGTATATCTGTTGTGTTTGGAATGTTTCGGTTTTTATATGGATTTTCACTTTCGAAAATCTTAGTGCCTTCCGTTTTACTTTTGTTAGCTGTCAGTATTTACGCTTATTTTGATGAAAACTTACAACATATTTCTGGTCTTGCTTGGGATTCGGGTGCTGTAACAACAGGTCCTGTAACCGTACCTCTTGTTGTCGCATTGGGCATTGGTATCTCCAAGGTATCTGAAAAAAACGAACAAAGTAGTGCCTACGGTGTTGTGACTTTAGCATCCCTATTCCCAATTTTAGCGGTATTTTTGGTTGGGATATATTTTTCTAATAAAGTACCAAAACCGATGTCAGAAATGGAATTTTTCAAACAAGGAGTCCATACAGAAGAATCCAATTTTTTGTTGGGAAATAAAGCCAAACAGTATAAGCGACAAAAAATAGAAAATCAAACTCAATCCATACAAAATACGACGGTCAAAGAATTTCCATCTAAATTGGCGGGTGCATTCCAATTAGCGCTACGAGCCATTTTACCATTATCCATTTTTTTGATTTTGTTTTTATACTTCATCCTAAGAGAAAAAATTGCTTACCCAGAAGAATTACAACTTGGGATTGTGTTTTCGATTTTAGGACTTACTATTTTTAATTTTGGCATCATGTTTGGACTGAATCAATTGGGAGACCAAGTAGGAGGGAAACTTCCTTCCACATTCCGCTCAATTGAACTCACTGACTCCATCAAATTCATCAAAAATTTTAATCCAAAATCTGTATATACAGCAGTGAATGAAGAAGGGAAAGAGGAAAAATTCTTTTACTTAAAAGAGAGAAAATTATATTCTGGAATTCCATACCACGAAGAAAATTGGAATCCAACTAACAAGGTATATGAATACATCCCTATTCATGGACCTATTTTTGGGAAAGAAGACAACCTTCTTGGTTATGTCATTGTATTAGCATTTGCTTTTGTATTGGGATATAGTGCAACCTTGGCCGAACCTGCTTTATCTGCTTTAGGTAATGCTGTGGAAGAAACAACCGTAGGAACCTTTCGAAAATCTTTACTCATCCAATCTGTGGCTATTGGAGTTGGTTTTGGAACATTAACTGGTATTTTAAAAATTGTATTGGAAATCCCACTGATTTGGATTTTAGTTCCAATCTATATTTTTTTATTAATATTAAATACGATAAGTAAATCAGAATTTATCGAAATTGCTTGGGATAGTGCAGGTGTTACAACAGGCCCCATCACAGTCCCTCTTATCATCGCAATGGGTCTAGGAATTGGAAATCAATTGGGAACAATTGATGGATTTGGTATTTTGGCATGTGCCTCTGCATTTCCAATTTTGTCAGTACTCATTATGGGTATCATCGTAGAAAATTCTCGCAAACTTTCCGTAAATGATTCAGAATCAAAAACAAAATAA
- the fabG gene encoding 3-oxoacyl-ACP reductase FabG produces the protein MISLSGKTAIVTGGARGIGKATCLKLASLGANIVVADMNPEATNATAEELKSKGYKAIAVVANVSVEEDAQKLIDTAKKEFGSVDILVNNAGITRDTLLMRMKKEQWDAVIAVNLTGTYLCTQAAIKVMMKQENGGSIINLSSISGENGNIGQTNYSASKAGVIGFTKAVALEMASRKVRCNAIAPGFIATEMTEAIPENIRHGMVQAIPLKRAGLPEDIANGIAFLASDASSFITGHILDINGGGFLPGGGH, from the coding sequence ATGATCAGTTTATCAGGGAAAACAGCCATTGTAACAGGTGGTGCAAGAGGAATCGGAAAGGCAACTTGTTTGAAACTTGCATCTCTAGGTGCAAACATCGTTGTCGCAGATATGAACCCAGAAGCAACAAACGCAACTGCGGAAGAACTTAAATCCAAAGGATACAAAGCAATCGCAGTTGTTGCCAATGTATCTGTGGAAGAAGATGCTCAAAAACTAATTGATACTGCAAAAAAAGAATTTGGATCTGTTGATATTCTTGTTAATAACGCAGGGATCACTCGTGATACTCTCCTTATGAGAATGAAAAAAGAGCAGTGGGATGCAGTCATTGCTGTAAACCTTACAGGGACTTATCTCTGTACACAAGCAGCGATCAAAGTGATGATGAAACAAGAAAATGGTGGATCCATCATTAACTTATCTTCTATCTCTGGTGAAAACGGAAACATTGGACAAACAAATTACTCTGCTTCGAAAGCAGGTGTGATTGGTTTTACAAAAGCTGTGGCTCTTGAGATGGCTTCTAGAAAAGTTCGTTGTAACGCAATTGCTCCAGGATTCATTGCAACTGAAATGACAGAAGCAATCCCAGAAAACATCAGACATGGTATGGTTCAAGCGATTCCATTAAAACGTGCTGGTCTTCCTGAAGACATCGCAAACGGAATTGCTTTCCTTGCATCGGATGCTTCTTCCTTTATCACAGGTCACATCCTCGATATCAATGGTGGTGGATTTTTACCAGGTGGCGGTCACTAA
- the plsX gene encoding phosphate acyltransferase PlsX: MWVAVDAMSGDYGPEGIVEGAVLAVREFGLSVSLVGDEQELLDILLKFDYDTEKIRVIHSTEIIGMNDSPSIAVRAMEDSSVVKAVRLVADKECIGVFSPGNTGATMAAALLHLGRLPGVLRPPIAAPIPREEGPPVILLDAGANVDCKPEYLAQFAIMGEIYSRELFGVKNPKVGILSNGEEDKKGNTVSVKTFDLLKKIPFNFVGNVEGRDLYGSGREVDVVVCDGFIGNIVLKATEGLAKSIFNVLRNSIRQSSLAQTGALLLKSTFTAVKKRLDYAEYGGALLLGVEGICMIGHGSSNALAVKNAVRVISECAKHGINERIRERLGEHKNILGDSH; encoded by the coding sequence ATGTGGGTCGCCGTGGACGCGATGAGCGGAGATTACGGCCCTGAAGGTATCGTCGAGGGCGCGGTACTGGCAGTACGAGAATTCGGACTGTCTGTTTCGCTCGTTGGCGATGAACAAGAGTTACTTGATATCCTGTTAAAATTCGATTATGACACTGAAAAAATCCGTGTCATACATTCTACTGAGATCATCGGTATGAATGATTCTCCATCCATAGCAGTCCGCGCTATGGAGGATTCTTCCGTAGTAAAAGCAGTTCGCTTAGTAGCAGACAAAGAATGTATCGGAGTGTTTTCACCTGGAAACACTGGAGCTACTATGGCCGCTGCATTATTACACCTAGGTCGCCTACCTGGCGTTTTACGACCTCCCATTGCTGCACCCATTCCTAGGGAAGAAGGACCACCCGTTATTTTGTTAGATGCTGGTGCCAATGTTGACTGCAAACCAGAATACCTTGCTCAATTTGCAATCATGGGTGAAATTTATTCTCGCGAACTATTTGGTGTCAAAAATCCAAAGGTTGGCATCCTCTCCAATGGAGAAGAAGACAAAAAAGGAAATACCGTTTCTGTCAAAACTTTTGATCTCTTAAAAAAAATTCCCTTTAATTTTGTCGGTAATGTGGAAGGCCGTGATTTGTATGGCAGTGGAAGAGAAGTAGATGTTGTCGTATGCGATGGTTTTATTGGAAACATAGTTTTGAAAGCCACGGAAGGACTCGCGAAATCGATTTTTAATGTTTTACGAAATTCTATCAGACAATCAAGTCTTGCCCAAACGGGTGCACTTCTTTTAAAATCTACATTTACTGCTGTGAAAAAACGTTTAGATTATGCTGAATACGGTGGAGCACTTCTGTTAGGTGTGGAAGGGATTTGTATGATTGGGCATGGATCTTCTAATGCACTTGCAGTCAAAAATGCAGTGAGAGTGATATCGGAGTGCGCCAAACACGGTATCAACGAAAGGATCCGAGAACGATTGGGTGAACACAAAAATATTTTAGGAGATTCTCACTAA
- the rpmF gene encoding 50S ribosomal protein L32: protein MAVPKRRKSKSKVRTKRAHHAIGKPNLNPCSNCGSFVLSHRVCPYCGFYKGKLVVAQKVKKTTEDN, encoded by the coding sequence ATGGCAGTCCCAAAGAGACGTAAATCAAAATCGAAAGTTAGAACAAAAAGAGCCCATCATGCGATTGGCAAACCTAACTTAAACCCGTGTTCCAATTGTGGATCATTTGTTCTTTCCCACCGTGTATGCCCTTATTGCGGTTTTTATAAGGGTAAACTCGTAGTCGCTCAAAAAGTTAAAAAAACGACCGAAGATAACTAA
- the hisG gene encoding ATP phosphoribosyltransferase — protein MLTLALPKGRLAEETALLLKSKGWLKNLPSEGSKELTYVSEDKRIRLLFVRSQDVCTYVEEAAADAGIVGWDILREGGFDLIAPVDLKLGACRLSLASFPDFDLFAKRSKVRVATKYPNLTREYFFSKGISCEIIKLYGSIELAPIVGLSDCIVDLVSTGGTLKANGLKEFESILYSTARLVSNRSSFYHKHAELRSLIESLEN, from the coding sequence ATGTTAACTTTGGCTCTCCCGAAAGGTAGGCTTGCCGAAGAAACTGCTCTTCTTTTGAAATCCAAAGGATGGCTAAAAAACCTGCCATCTGAGGGTTCTAAAGAACTCACCTACGTCTCTGAAGACAAAAGAATCCGTCTATTATTTGTTAGATCACAAGATGTCTGCACCTATGTGGAAGAAGCTGCAGCGGATGCGGGGATTGTTGGTTGGGACATACTAAGGGAAGGTGGTTTTGACTTAATTGCACCTGTAGATCTCAAATTAGGCGCCTGTAGGTTATCTCTTGCTTCCTTTCCCGACTTTGATCTTTTTGCCAAACGTTCCAAAGTGCGAGTGGCAACCAAATACCCGAACCTCACTCGCGAATATTTTTTTTCCAAAGGCATTTCCTGCGAAATCATCAAACTTTATGGTTCGATTGAACTTGCTCCCATTGTAGGACTTTCCGATTGTATCGTCGACCTAGTATCCACTGGGGGCACCTTAAAAGCCAACGGACTGAAAGAATTTGAGTCCATTTTGTATAGTACAGCCCGTTTGGTCAGCAATCGTTCCTCTTTTTATCACAAACACGCCGAATTACGGTCTCTTATCGAGAGCCTAGAAAATTAA
- a CDS encoding 30S ribosomal protein S1, producing MNSTNPSSPKNETTSFGELLEKWESQSQAQEQENSAGKGTLIEGTVVDVIGDTVFLDIGEKLEARVSREDFSETPKRGEKVSAIIKKRVDGYCVLSKKEADQRVGWETIKDASQNGYPLSGKIVGEVKNKGYLVESEGIQLFLPASHVGVRFKESTEGGKEFSFKIIELNEKTRTGVVSRKTLLDEINGEKWEELLGKVKVGDKVTGKVVKIANFGVFLSVYDVVGLLRQNDISYKKFAPFKQYFNIGAEVEVIVLEIDKENNKLSLGIKQLYEDPWAWAKKELEKGMVVRGIVTSLTNFGAFVELKEGLEGLIHTTELSWAKKPPHPKDVLKKGQEVDSEILDIDFEARRLSLGLKQLLPNPWEALSANVRAGNVLEGKITGITKYGAFVEVESGIEGLIHISDITWDEKEKNPLNLLKKGQSVQYKILDVNLDAQRISCGLKQLSEHPYEALRKKYPPGTLVEGRVKSIVSFGVFVEVEPGYEGLVHISEIPDGRNIKLEDLYKVGDSVRTVVVKIEPNNKKISLSIKDFDKAVEREEMAKYMKEDNQPSRESIGSFMNLNQNR from the coding sequence TTGAATTCAACCAACCCATCCTCCCCCAAAAATGAGACCACTTCCTTCGGCGAATTATTAGAGAAGTGGGAATCGCAGTCACAAGCACAAGAACAAGAGAACTCCGCAGGAAAAGGCACCCTAATCGAAGGTACTGTAGTCGATGTCATTGGTGACACTGTTTTCCTTGATATTGGAGAAAAATTAGAAGCTCGTGTTTCTCGTGAAGACTTCTCTGAAACGCCAAAACGTGGTGAGAAAGTCAGTGCGATCATCAAAAAGCGGGTCGACGGTTATTGTGTCCTCTCCAAAAAAGAAGCGGACCAAAGGGTTGGTTGGGAAACCATCAAAGATGCAAGCCAAAACGGATACCCTCTCTCAGGCAAAATTGTCGGTGAAGTGAAAAACAAAGGTTACCTCGTAGAAAGTGAAGGAATCCAATTATTCCTGCCAGCTTCTCATGTAGGGGTTCGTTTTAAAGAATCCACTGAAGGTGGAAAAGAGTTTTCATTCAAAATCATCGAACTCAATGAAAAAACGAGAACTGGTGTGGTGTCTCGTAAAACCCTTCTCGACGAAATCAATGGCGAAAAGTGGGAAGAACTCCTTGGTAAAGTGAAAGTGGGAGACAAGGTAACTGGAAAGGTTGTGAAAATCGCCAACTTTGGTGTTTTCCTTTCTGTTTACGATGTAGTTGGTCTCCTCCGCCAAAACGATATCTCTTATAAAAAATTTGCTCCTTTCAAACAATACTTCAACATCGGTGCAGAAGTCGAAGTGATTGTCCTTGAAATTGATAAGGAAAACAATAAACTTTCCCTTGGCATCAAACAGTTGTATGAAGACCCATGGGCTTGGGCGAAAAAAGAACTCGAAAAAGGGATGGTTGTGCGAGGAATCGTTACTTCTCTTACTAACTTCGGAGCATTCGTAGAACTCAAAGAAGGTTTAGAAGGTCTTATCCATACAACAGAACTTTCTTGGGCTAAAAAACCACCACATCCAAAAGATGTTTTGAAAAAAGGCCAAGAAGTTGACTCTGAAATTTTAGACATTGATTTCGAAGCAAGACGTTTGTCTCTCGGACTCAAACAACTCCTACCTAACCCTTGGGAAGCTCTTTCTGCAAACGTTCGTGCAGGAAATGTTCTCGAAGGTAAAATCACTGGGATCACAAAATACGGTGCTTTCGTAGAGGTAGAAAGTGGAATCGAAGGACTCATTCATATCTCTGATATCACTTGGGATGAAAAAGAAAAGAATCCACTAAACCTCCTTAAAAAAGGCCAATCGGTTCAATACAAAATCCTAGATGTCAACTTAGATGCACAACGCATTAGCTGTGGATTAAAACAACTCTCTGAGCACCCATACGAAGCACTTCGCAAAAAATACCCACCAGGTACTCTTGTAGAAGGTCGTGTGAAATCCATCGTTAGTTTTGGAGTGTTTGTGGAAGTAGAACCTGGTTACGAAGGCCTTGTTCACATTTCTGAAATCCCAGATGGTCGTAACATCAAATTAGAAGACTTATACAAAGTAGGTGATTCTGTTCGCACTGTTGTGGTGAAAATTGAACCTAACAACAAAAAGATCTCCCTCTCTATCAAAGACTTTGATAAAGCTGTAGAAAGAGAAGAGATGGCTAAATACATGAAGGAAGACAACCAACCTTCACGTGAATCCATCGGATCTTTTATGAATTTAAACCAAAACCGATAG
- the cmk gene encoding (d)CMP kinase, which yields MSLQSIENVIAIDGPAGSGKSTLARMIATKLGYHYLDSGAFYRALTFAIWEKFQTTGEDESKFPFYTEKLADASLLEKDEAEFGFSVSKIPVHCELSSQGENIMFLGERDISHKIRDPEITKKIRYIAPRRAFREILNRHIREFARTHKLVMDGRDIGTEVFPKSKFKFFLTASVEVRAKRRYDELVAKGFKADLNHIKEEIVARDESDTTRTVAPLKQASDAILIDTSTLDTETVLNTILSKVSPSGQI from the coding sequence ATGAGTTTACAATCGATTGAAAACGTAATCGCGATTGATGGGCCAGCTGGTTCCGGAAAAAGTACTCTTGCCCGAATGATCGCCACGAAATTGGGATACCATTACTTAGATTCAGGGGCATTTTACCGTGCGCTAACTTTTGCTATTTGGGAAAAATTCCAAACAACTGGTGAGGATGAATCCAAATTTCCGTTTTACACCGAAAAACTTGCCGATGCGTCTCTATTAGAGAAGGATGAGGCAGAATTTGGTTTCTCCGTATCCAAAATCCCCGTACATTGTGAACTCTCTTCCCAAGGCGAAAACATCATGTTCCTCGGAGAAAGGGACATAAGCCATAAAATCCGCGATCCAGAGATCACAAAAAAAATCCGTTACATTGCCCCAAGGCGTGCCTTTCGGGAGATTTTAAACCGCCATATCCGGGAATTTGCCAGAACTCACAAACTCGTGATGGATGGGCGTGACATTGGGACCGAAGTTTTCCCTAAGTCGAAATTTAAATTTTTTCTCACTGCCTCTGTGGAAGTCAGGGCCAAACGCCGATACGATGAATTAGTTGCGAAGGGCTTCAAAGCCGACCTGAACCACATCAAAGAGGAAATTGTGGCGAGGGACGAAAGTGACACTACCCGTACTGTGGCTCCGCTGAAACAAGCTTCCGACGCAATCCTGATTGACACGAGCACCCTCGACACAGAAACTGTCCTAAATACTATCCTGTCCAAGGTTTCACCCTCTGGGCAAATCTAA